DNA sequence from the Thalassotalea sp. 273M-4 genome:
TTTCGGGCATGACAGGACATGCATTTATTCACTTTAAGATCAACTTCGTAGCTGCGAATGTGATGAGGGATCAACGGTGGTTGCATAGGATAATTGCGTTTTTGTTTTATGTCGTCGTTAATCACTTTTGGGATCTGCTCTGGTTTTTGCTGAATACTGAGTTCAGTATTCTTTCTTAAGGTGGCGATTTCATTGGCACTCGAAATAGTCATGAGCAGCAAGATTAGACTGCTGCTAAACAGTGTACCTAAGACATATTTATTCATTACTGATC
Encoded proteins:
- a CDS encoding nitrate reductase cytochrome c-type subunit; translation: MNKYVLGTLFSSSLILLLMTISSANEIATLRKNTELSIQQKPEQIPKVINDDIKQKRNYPMQPPLIPHHIRSYEVDLKVNKCMSCHARKRTSDSNAPMVSVTHYMDRDGNFLAELSPRRYFCNQCHVTQSQVNQLVENTFEDMDNILQKKLSIKKEQ